Below is a window of Cryptomeria japonica unplaced genomic scaffold, Sugi_1.0 HiC_scaffold_1150, whole genome shotgun sequence DNA.
GGACATTTCTTCATTATTGTGGAGTTTCATATTTTAAATTTGGAGGACacatttgagggtttatctctctcatttgatgatAGCCATAACACAACTATTGTCACATAATGTTTGTCTTTTGAGCTTGTTCAAAATCAGTTTTCACCAGTTCCTTATTTATCACCTTCTATTGTGATTGGGCATGTACCTAATTGGCTTGTGGCATCTTTAACATCCAAGGACTTCACGACATATGATCCATTTTCAGTGACAACATCATATATTTAGATTTGATTCCTACATCTACTTGTTTATGGGAGTGGCTTCTCATATCTCCAATGGAGTGGTTTcttggaaaaggaagacatgttgTTTGCAAGAAGTGGATCATATTGTATCTTTAGTTATTCGTCGTTAGCAATGGAGCTACTTGTACTTTAGAGGGATCCTTATCCTCATTCTCTCTCTTATTGGGGAATATTCATTGTACTTCTATGACTGATTTTGTACTTGGGGGGTCACTTGGAGTGCTTGatcttagtcacatgtagtacctttttcattgcatctctcacttttggagatggtttttttcccatgtggtttttctctttttttccatttagagagagtTCATTAGTGtgagttgcattggtttgtacatgagtacctaattagGCCTTTGTTTGTTGTGACTCATTCATGCATTCATTTTGCATTCATTGttagctctttagcttatccctaagttaatcttaaggggggtgttcgAGTAattttaagataattaaattatttattaattaggtcctttaatttctttttcacttaagttaaacttaggtgctttattttatctaggtgttacACTTTTAAAGTCTAagttcacttagaggcacttctagttagcttttaTAGCTCATAGTTGAGCTTAATTGAGCTCCTACTTTGAATTGCTTCggttcttctaattttaggattagagcaTCTCCTATTTTCTATAAAGCAATTCCTTCATTTATTGTAATTGTACCTTCAATATCGAATGGTAATTTTTATAATACAATAATATAGAGTTCTTTGGTTGTTATATAGCacacaatctttgcttgatctcttttgtgtgatagatgTTTTGTTTTAATTGCAGACAATTCTTGGATCCTATTCTTGATTATCAGCTTCTACACTATACACATCCCTTTAACTCTAGATCTTCttctttccctatccctctttaTCTAATAAGTTATCTCCCTCTCTCttaccctctcctctctctctacctctctctccctctatcataTTCACTCCacctatctctccatctctctaccttTCTCTGACTcctctctctttctatccatatctttttCTATAACTATCTCCCTATATCTCTATGTATCTCCCTCTCtcaatctctccccctctctcactcctctctctctttctattcatatctttcTATACCTCAATCTCCCTCTATCACCCCCCCTCTCTACTTATCTAtctccctttatctctctccctctctctatctctcccctttatctctcctcatctctccctccccctttctccctccctatcccctatctatctctctatctctctttttctcttcctaaACTTATTCATCTCTATCTCtcctctttatctctccctttctctttctccccTTATTTCTCCCTCCTATCAATCTCTTCCTCTTCCCATCTCTATTTTTTTGTCTCTCTATCTATCCCTTTGTCTCTATATCTCCTTgtatatctatctccctatcattCTATTTCAACATCTatgtctctatctatctctccatctccctcttcctctatatgtatttatctcttcctctctagctCTCCCTATATATTTCCCTatccttctctatctttatctctccctttaactctatctatctatctatttttctccctctatctttctctctcgcCCTCTTCGTAACACTTTCTTTGTTCATCAGTTTCAATCTCTATCTTCATAATTCAATCTCTCCCTCTCTTACCATATCTCTATCTATCGCTATATAtctatccccccctctctctcactttATCTCTCTCGTTCCTCTTTATATCCCTCTActtctccatatccatctccatctctatctctatcccatATCTCTATCTCCTTTCCTCTCTGTCTCTTACTCTtccccttctatctctccctccttctatctctatctctccctatctttGTCTTCCCTCTCTCTTCGTATTGGTAATGGAACGTGATTATCTTCCTAGTTTAGAGGTTTTATTTCAGCCATGTTTAGGCCCTTATAATTGTATGCACAGTTGATTTAAAACTCTCACTTctccattgttacctctattacataaacatcattttctaaatggcctaccaattgacttcatgtattgcacaaatgtatacaaaaacataacaaatttaTTTTAATTGACCTTCTACATATCTTTGGCGTACCCATTGGACACCAAGATGTGATTGCTAGTCAATATATTATTATTGAAAACATTAATATCAACATGAACACAAAATTTAAATAGGAAATAAACGTGGGTATGCTGATTTCGGTCACAATAATACCAAACCCGTCTATAGGTACGTGATGTCATGAACGGGATAGATTCGATACAATGCAATGGGTCTTAttaaaatgttatgaacatattATTATAGTGTTTTATGTAGACTTACATATGGTAACGATAACATCGTTTACGAGTATGCGTGTTGATTAGAGAAAGCGTAACTTGCCATGTATGTAAGTGGGTTAGCCttgaattttttaatcattttccaCAGAGATTTAAATCTCCTCGTCGAATTCTAATGAACACGTGCATTTGACTCCATAGAAAATGGGCAGGGAAAGAAAGTTTAGATTCGAAATTGCAAACATTCATTGACGGTAAGGTAGTCTACAATTCATCGCAGATTTGTCGCAGTTGTTCGTTATATTATAAAATTCATTGTTACCGGTTTGAACCAGAACATATTCATATTGTGGAAAAGAATAAAGCATTTACATCTACATTACCGTGTTATCACGTACTTACACATGTTTAATATGAATGAGAGAACTCCAAAAGAGTGTCGTACGAGAATTATATAACCACAACTAATGTGGTAAATCCACCAATGCTGACAAAAGCCATGCACTCCGCGCGCCATTAAAGACTAAGATTGTAAATAAAAATTGGAACACAGAGCGTTTTAAAACTTAACTAAAATGAATGTATTCAGGGTTACGCCTGGAAATTGACAATTCTTATTCTGATATTATTTTTAGTTAATCGGCGTTTACCCAAAACAAACAATGAAAATATAAGGGCAGGAGTTAATTAAGCACCATATGAACCTGCGGCAAAGCCATATTAAGTTACAGTTGATCCACCAGCATTTCGTCCAGCATCCCTTCCTGTTGTTTACCTCGTTGGCCGTTAACCAGCAcccgccctacaattctatggggaccAGTAACAAAGCTAGCAGCGAGAAGGGCAGGAGTTAATTAAGCACCATATGAACCTGCGGCAAAGCCATATTAAGTTACAGTTGATCCACCAGCATTTCGTCCAGCATCCCTTCCTGTTGTTTACCTCGTTGGCCGTTAACCAGCACCCGCGCTACAATTCTATGGAGACCTTGAATCATTTGATCCCAGAGAGGGAGAGTCAAAGGGATTGGGGTGAGAATAAATAATGCGAGATAAAAGTTGGAAGCAAGCCGAGGCAAGAGCAACCAAGGTGATAAAGACAGGAGCAAGGCCCACATAAACAAGGGTAAAGGCACCTAAGGCAGCAGGAAGAGAGGCAGGTCGAGAGCCCTCAGGAATATATGGCCAGTCACATCCCTTCCAGTTTGAGCGCCTATGGCATACCTTTCAATTGCATATCCAGATCCTGTAACAGAACCTCCAGCAGCGGGGCAGTTTCATAAACAGAGCAAGCCCCAGCAGACCGGGCTGTTCCTATCAGTGATGTTCCGACATCTGCCATTGTTCCTAGGCCCCGTCTTTTTTATAAATGATGCTTCGAAAAGAATTGCTATAGTTACCCCGCCCTATTCTAAAGGAGCACCCTCATCCGACTAAAGGAGGGTGAGGAAAGTGAGAATGATTACACAATATCAAAGGCAAGAGGCTACTTCACGAAAAATATCAGAGATAAACGATTCTCAATTATATTGGCTATAAAAAAGGCGATTAGTATTTTAAACTTTTATGATTGTATTCGAAATTATAATTATGGTCTGAGGAACCAAATTATTGATATATACTAACTCGAAAAGCCGATTGTAGTTGGTCGTAGTGGTAAGCCTGAATTTCTAGATCGTTAAGTCATATTTTTAGGGCAGTTTCGGGCCATTCAAAAGGTTCAAAAGCTCAAGCGTGCTTATCacatttttagtttaaaaaaataaaaaatcgagaGTTTACAGATTCTACTCTAGTTGTAAAGTCAAGATCCACCGTGTTGCAAGCTTATCTGAAAGAATTGGTCACACCTGTTAACAGACACAAAACTGCTGTCTATAAATTTAAGATTGAAGAGCATAAACACAAAGCATCTGTTATAGATAGCTAGTGTAAGAAATGGCCTGCTTTTGTGCGCTTTTGATTCTAATTATCGCATTCTACACCGCTGCCACATCACCAAAAAATGGAGATAGTTGTCATGCTTGCATGCAAGCGGCCTAACCAACGCTACAACCATCTCCTCTGCTTCTGAATTTTATTCTCTTCTGAAGTTCTCCGCCCAAAATCTTCAATTCACAGAGCCTCAGACACCAAGCCCATAAGTTATCATTATTCCTGAAAGCCAAAGCCAATTGGATGAATCCGTGGTGTGCAGCATACAATACGGGTGGGAGATTCGTGTGCGAAGTGGAGGACACAGCTACGGCGGGCTGTCCTACACGTCCGACGTGCCCTTCGTAAAATCACAGACGGCTTGGGTGGAAGCGGGTGCAACTTTGGGTGAAGTCTACTTTGTCATTTCGTTTCCTGCTGGGGTTTGCCACACGGTTGGATCCGGCGGTCATATTGCTGGCGGAGGGCTTAGCTTCCTGTCGAGAAAATACGGCCTTGTGGCCGATAATGTGTTGGATACACTGCTGATAAATGCGTCAGGGAAGGTGATGGATAAGAACACAAGGCGGCGGCGGCGGGAGCTGGGGAGCTGTCACGGAGGCTGTCCATAGATGGCAATACGCGGGTCCTCAAATGGAGGAAGATATCTTCATGCGAGTACAGTTCTTCGGCATAAAAGTGAACAACAGCACAACCATCAGAGCGTCGTTCCATGGAATATACCTGGGACGTCAGCCCGAGCTGCTGAATAAAATGGGCAAGATCTTCCTGTAGTTGGGAATGGTGGCTGCAGATTGTAAAGAAATGAGATGGATAGAGACAATCGGCAACTTTGATAGCACGAACATGAGCCAATTGACAAACAGATATTATACAGACAAAGTTTTTTTCAAAATCAAGTCAGATTTCGGGAAAACCCCACTGTCGAAACCTGCTCTGAGAGGACTGTGGCCGATTATGGAGGAGGAGGTGAGCTAACCCTCCCAAGGGCTCTTCAATGTGGAACCTGCGAAGTAAATGATGGGTCCCATGAACTATTCTGGGAATATTCATGGAATGGTTATACACCCTTAAAAAAAAATATCTCTGAACTTAAAAATGCTAAGGGCATCATGTCTTCAAATTGGGGGACCAAGGTTAATGACTACATCGAATTTCCCAAACCAAATCAATCTATAGCTAGATGGAAGGACATTAATTCTTTGTCACTGGAATCTCATGAAAAAGATCCCATCAACAGCACCTTGGAATCTAGAATAATCATACCTTCTACACAATACGACAAACTTGTTTGAGCC
It encodes the following:
- the LOC131074738 gene encoding reticuline oxidase-like is translated as MITQYQSIQYGWEIRVRSGGHSYGGLSYTSDVPFVKSQTAWVEAGATLGEVYFVISFPAGVCHTVGSGGHIAGGGLSFLSRKYGLVADNVLDTLLINASGKVMDKNTRRRRRELGSCHGGCP